The stretch of DNA TCCCGGAGCCCCACCCGGGCGTGCAGGTGACGGAGCTGACGAACGAGACGCGCGTGCAGCACACCTTCCCGTGGGCGGTCTCCTCGGAGGCGCTGGCGTCGCGCAAGCTGGACGAGGCGGCGCTGCGCAAGGCGGCCTGGGCCCAGGGCTACGACCTGGCCAAGGTCAACGGCGGCCTGGAGCTGCGCAGCTGGCGCGCGGAGACGGCGCAGGACGTGGGCTCCGTCACCCTCAGCCCCGCGGGCGCCTCTCAGGTGAAGGTGTCCGACCTGGGCGCCGTCACCGACGGCCCGCAGCGCACCTTCAAGGAAGGCTACGTGCGCGGCGCGGACACCCCGGTGCCCGCGGGCAAGTACCTGGTCGACGACGCCGGCACCATCCAGTACGTCGTGGACCCGGGCATCGGCGGTCGCATCAGCAGCTACGAGGGCCAGCCCCTCACCCGCTACGCCGCGCCGAAGGCGCAGCTGTTCGCGCTCATCATCGACGGCATCCTGACGCAGCGGCTGCCGTGGGACCTGGTGCTCCTGGGCGTCTTCATCGCGCTGATGCTGGAGCTGTGCGGCGTGTCCGCCCTGCCCTTCGCGGTGGGCGTCTACCTGCCCATCAGCAGCAGCGCGCCGCTGTTCGTGGGCGGCATGGTGCGCTACGCCGTGGACCGCATCCGCGGCGGCGGCGAGTCCGACTTCTCGCCGGGCACCCTGCTCTCCTCCGGCTACATCGCGGGCGGCTCCATCGCGGGCGTGCTCATCGCCTTCCTGGAGATCGTCACCGACGGCGCCGGCACGCGCGCCATCAACCTCCCGTCGCTCTTCGGCCACGAGGGCGCCCTGGGCAGCTTCCTCAACACCGTGGGCGAGAGCGAGATGGCGCACCCGCTCTGGTCCAACCTGTGGGGCCTCGTCTTCTTCGCGGGCATCACCGTGTTCCTGCTGCGCTCGGCCCTCAAGGGCCCCAGCGCCGCGGTGTCACCGCCGCCCACCGGCAAGTAACACCCCGGGGGCACGCCCCCGGCTGAAGCACCGCGAGGCGGCGAGGGATGACACCCCGCCGCCTCGCCGTCTTCCACCCCTGGGCGCCCCGCGTCAGAGCGGCGGGATGGAGTCCGGGGCGGGAGCCGGCGCGGCCCCCTGGGCCTCCGCGCACACGTATTCGGTGCGGAGGGGGGCCACCAGCCCGAAGGACACCACGTACACGAGCGGGCTCCACCAGGGCCAGTACACGTCCACCCGCGACAGGCCGTGCTGACACTCGGACGCGGCGACGTTGGACGTCGTCAGCCCGTACACGAGCGTCGACCCCATCCGCTGCACCGGCAGCCCCTCCCGAGGCGCGCCGGACCGCACGCTCATCCGGAAACACCCGGGCAACAACCCCAGCAGCACGACACACCCCATGGCTCGCAACATGGCTCTCGAACCTCTCGTCACTCGGCGCGGGCCGGACCTTAGTCGGAAATCCCAGCCAGACTCCCGTGACACATCGAGCCGAGAGGCAAGTCCCCGGACTTCCTGCGCCGGATGGCTGGGGTACGGGCGGATTTCGCGGTAGGCTGGCCCTACCGCCCGAGCGGAGAGTTTCAGACGCATGGCCCAGCCCCAGAAGACCCAGGATGCGAACGCGGAGGGCCAGCTGGCCCCCGAGGTCCGCGAGAAGGTGGAGATGGCGCGGACGTTCGCGTTCCACCTGCTCAAGGGCATCAAGCAGATCGGCATGTACCGCCACAACGAGGCCCGCTTCCCGGAGTTCCTCGCCAAGGCACTGGAGAGCATCGCGGCGTACACGGACAAGTTCGGGCCCCTGTCGTTGAAGGTCGAGCAGCAGAACCTGACGCTGCACAACGAGACGCTGTTCTCCGAGGACACGCCGCTCCCCTACAAGTTCTTCCGGGACGGCATCCGCCAGCTCATCTTCCGGCCGGGGCTCTCCGTGGAGGAGCTGGTCACCTTCACGCTCATCGCGCTGTCGGAGCCGGAGCGCGGCGCGGAGGACGTGCTGGCGCAGCTGTGGCGCGCGGGCATGGAGCACGTCGAGTACGTGGTGGTGGAGGGCTTCTCCATGGAGAACGCCTCCGAGGAGGAGGTCCAGGTCGAGGTCGACAAGGTGGTGGGCTACCTCTACTCCCGCCTCCAGACGAACTCGGACGACTACCTGCGCTTCGCGCGCGTGTCCGCGGAGGACCTGGACGCGAAGCTGGACGGCGTGGAGCAGATCCGCGGCCTCGTGGTGGGCGGACGGCACGCGTCGGACGAACTGAAGGCGAAGCTCCAGCGCGAGGTCATGGAGGAGGAGGGCTCGCGGCTGTTCCCCAAGCTGGTGAGCGCGGTGTTCCAGGTGGTGGAGGGCGGTGTCGACGACGGCAACCTGCTCGAGGAGATCTTCGTCCAGCTCCTGGACATGCTCCTGCTCCAGGACGACTTCGGCACCATCAACCAGATCGTCCTCAAGCTGCGCGCGCTGTCGCAGAAGGACGGCGCCCTGGGCCGGCTGCTGGAGCTCTTCCTGCACAAGATGGGCGAGGAGCAGCGGCTGATGCGCCTGGGCGAGTCGCTCAAGGGCATGCGGCCGAAGAACCCCGCGGACGTGATGCGCTACCTCCAGTCGCTGGATCGCGACTCCGTCATCCCCCTGCTGACGGTGCTGGAGACGCTGGAGATTCCGGAGAACCGCGCGCTCGTCTGCGACGCGCTGGCCCCCTTCGCCCGCGAGATGCCGGAGCCCTTCGTGTCGCGGCTCCTGTCGGACCGTCCGCAGACGGTGCGCGACATGGTGTACGTGCTGGAGAAGAGCAACCACCCGGACCGCATCAAGATGTTCGGGCAGGTGCTCAAGAGCCCCAACCTGGTGGTGAAGCTGGAGGTGATCGGCATCATCGGGCGCGGCCGCACCGGCGAGGCGCGCCGCCTCATCGCCGAGGCGCTCACGGACCCCATCGCCCAGGTGCGCATGACGGCGGCGCGCATGCTGCCGGAGTTCGACCGCGACAAGGCCTTCACGGACCTGATGCGCCTGGTGCGCGACCCCGGCTTCGAGAAGAAGAGCCCCGACGAGCGCATGGCGCTGTACCACGCGGTTGGTTCCACGGGGACCCCGGCGGCGCTCTCGCACATGCAGCAGCTGCTGGCGGTGAAGCCGTCCTTGCTCAACAAGAAGCGGGTGCTGGAGGAGAAGCTGCTCGCCATCAACGGCCTGGCGGGCGCGTGCTCCATCCAGAGCTACAAGATGTTGCAGACGGTCGTCGAGGATCGCGGCCAGCCGGTGGAGCTGCTCACGGCGGCGCGCAAGGCGATGTACCAGACACGCAAGACGCTGTTCGGTGATTCGGCGCTCCCCGAGGAGGCGTAGCCCATGGCCGAGAACCTGAAGGTCACCCAGAGCCAGGACGAGAGCACGACCGAGTTCGGGCGCGAGCACAACGAGAAGCTCCAGGCGCTCGCGCGCTCCATGGTCGCCGGCCTCTACATGCTGGTGCGCTCGGTGAAGATGTATGACCCCGAGAACGCCGTCTTCGAGAAGCCGCTGCACCAGCTCCAGGACATCATCAACCAGATCATCGGCAAGGAAGGCCGGCTGGAGCTGGTGGGCGTCAAGGACTCCTTCTACCTGAACAGCATGCTGGTGAAGGTGGACCTGAACTCCATCGAGAACCAGCGCTACCTGCTGTCGGAGATGCGCTCGAAGGACGTGGGCGGCTTCACCCTCACCAAGCAGGTGACGGTGCCCGAGCTGAAGAACTTCGTGTGGATCTTCAGCAAGGAGCAGTCGTCCACGGCCGAGGAGGACGGCCTCGCGGGGCGCAAGCTGCTCAACATGCGCGTGGCCAAGTTCTCCAAGCTCAAGGAGAAGCTGGACAAGGACATGAACGACCCGGGCGACCAGAAGGTCGACCGGAAGAAGTACGCGATGACCGTCTACGCGCGGGCGGTCTTCTTCATCGGCAAGTACCTGGAGTCGGTGCGCGCCGGAAAGCCCATCAACGCCTCCAAGGCGCTGCGGCTGGTGCAGGACTTCGTCGACATCTCCTTCGAGCAGAAGACGCACTTCCTGGGCATGACGACCATGAAGCGCGAGCACGAGTATCTGGTGTACCACCAGGTCAACGTGTGCCTGATGAGCATCGTCTTCGGCGCGGAGCTGGGGCTCACCAAGCCGCAGCTGCGGGACCTGGGCTACATCGCCCTCTTCCACGACGCGGGCATGACGACGCTGCCCGAGGAGCTGGCCACGAAGCGCGGCGCCCTGACGCCCGAGGAGCGCGTGGCCGTGCAGCGCGCGCCCCTCATCTCCGTGCGCAACATCCTCATGGAGAAGGGCTTCAGCCGCTCCACCCTGCTGCGCGTCGTCACCACGTTCGAGCACAAGACGGACTTCGGAACCGCCGTGCGCGACTCGCGCGGCAACATCCAGATGATCATCCCGAAGACGAACCTCGGGGCCTACGCGAAGATCATCGCCATCTGCGACGCCTACGACGCGCTCACCTCCAAGCGCCCCTACCGGGACGCCTATGGCCCGGAGGTCGCGCTCATGCTGATGTGGACGGAGATGCGCAACAAGTTCGACCCGGAGCTGCTCGAGGTCTTCATGCGCGTCATGGCCATCCAGCCGGTGAAGGTGCTGTCCAAGCGTCAGCAGACGCTCAGCGTGTCCGGCCTGTAGTCGCGCGCTTCGCCGCCTTCTTCACCGGGGCCTTCTTCCGCGCGGGCGCGGCGGGAGGCTCCTGCTGGGCGGATGCCCCGCGCAACAGCCGCAAGGCCCCGGCGAGGTCCGCCGGGATGGGCGCCTCGAGCGAGAGCTGCTTGCCCGAGCGCGGGTGCGCGAAGGACAACCGCCAGGCGTGCAGGGCCTGCCGTCCCACGAGCGCCTGGGCCTCCGCCGCGAGCCCCTTGGCCTTGCGCCCCGCGCCGTAGAGCGCGTCCCCCAGCAGCGGGTGCCCCGCCTCCGCCAGGTGCACGCGAATCTGATGCGTGCGGCCTGTGAGCAGGTCCACCTCCACCAGGGCGGCGCCGTCGAACACCTCTCGCACGCGGTAGACGGTGATGGCCGGCTTGCCCTCCTTCACCTTGCCGGTGAAGCGCTGCCGGTGGACGGGGTGGCGGCCGTAGAGCGTCTCGATGCGCCCCTCCGCGGGCGGCGCGCCGTGCACGAGCGCGAGGTACGTCTTCTCCACCGCGCGCGTCTTGAAGGCCTTCTGGAGCGCGACGAGCGCCTGCTCGTTCTTCGCCACCACGAGGCAGCCGGTGGTGTCCTTGTCGAGCCGGTGGACGATGCCCGGACGCAGCTCGCCTCCCACGCCCGCCAGGTCCTTCACCCGGTGCAGCAGCGCGTTGACGAGCGTGCCCGAGGCATGGCCGGCCCCGGGGTGCACCACCATGCCCGCGGCCTTGTCCACCACCACGAGGTCCTTGTCCTCGTGGAGCAGCGTGAGCGGGAGTTCCTGCGCCTCCGGGACGGCGGCGACGGGCGCGGGGACATGGAGGGTGAGCGACTCGCCCCCTCGCAGCCGCAGCGCGGCCTTCACGGGTCGCCCTTCGACGAGGACATGGCCGTCGTCGATCAGGGCCCTGATGCGGGAGCGGGTCAGGTCGGGGAACGCCTGCGCGAGATACTGGTCCACGCGCTCTCCGCGAGCGGAGGGCGCGGCGCGATGCTCGCGGGTGTCGGGTGCCGCCACGTTCAGCGGGACTACCAGATCTTCGACTTCACGTGCGCCTTGGAGCGCAGGACGATGTCATTCACGGCGCGCTCGAAGAAGTTCGCCTTCGTGAAGACTTCCTGGCTGACGCGGCTCCTGTACAGCTCGCGGCCCTCCTCGAGCTCCTCCTTGAGGACATCGAAGAGGTTGTCCTGCTCGATGCCCTTGATGATCTTCTGCTCGTTGTAGAGCGAGATATCCGAGGCAATCGCTCGGGCGAGCCGCATCGCCTTGACCTTTTCCTCGTCCGTCATCGTCCTCCCTACATAGGCACCGCACCGTAGGGAGTCAACTTTCCTTCCAGGGCGGCCATCGGTCGCCTGCACAGCAGGACGGCGTTACTTCTTGCCCGTCTTCTCAGAAGCCAAGGCCAGGTAGCTCCTGGAGACCCGGAGCGGATCCAGCCCCAGCTCCCGCGCGAGGTTCATGAGGATACCGCGCAGGTACACCTGGGCCGGGAGCGCGGTGTAGCGGTCCGCCTCGACGTTCTCGAGGTGCCGGGAGGAGATGCGGGTGCGGTCGGCCACCTGCTGGAGGGTGTAGCCGCGAGCCTCGCGGACACGACGCAGCAGCTCGCCGTTGAACTCGGCGTCCGAGGGGATGTCCGGGATGCGGGGGCGCACCTCGCGAACGCGCGCGGCCACCTGCGCCATCGCGGCTTCGGCCGTGGCGATGGCCGAGTCCTGGGACAACACCTGCGCCTCGCCGAGATGGCGCCCACTCGTCGGACGGGACACCGGGCGCGCCAGGGCGAGCTCCGAGGACAGCGGCCGCATCGGCTCGCGCTGCGCCACGCCCTCCACCGGGGTCGGTTCGACCACAGGCGGGGCCGTCACGACCTGGGGGGTGGGCTGCGCGGCCGGTTGCGCGCTGATCGCGCTCGCTGGAGCGGCGTTCTCCTGGGGGACGGGCTGAGGCGACGCGACGACGGCGGTCGGAGTCGCGACCTCCATCTCGGAAGCGGGCCGCGATGGCGGCACGTCGGAGGTGGTGGCGGCATCGCCATGGGAGACGGGCCGTGCCGGGATGGACGCGCTCGCTGGAGGCACCGCCGAGATGACCGCGGGGGAACCGGCTTCCGCCTCTGCCAGGCCCTGGGAGGCGGTCTGCGACGCGGCGACCACATTCGCGGAGGGGGCCTCCGACGCGGCCGGCACCTGAGAGGCGGTCTGCGACGCAACCGCCGCTGAGGCGGTCTGCGAAGCGGCCGAGCCCTGGGAAACGGGCTGCGCCAGGGTGGCCTCGCTCGAGGTCGTGGCCACGGGGCCAGGAGCGGACTGGGGTGCGGTGCTCTCGGGCCCACCCTCGCCCGCTGGAGCGGACGTCCCGGGAGAAGCCGCCACCGTCGAACCGGCGCTCACATCGGACGACGCCGTCCCTCGCGAAGCGGGAACCAGGGTCGCATCGGCGGCCTTCGCGTGGGGCACGTCCACCGAAGTCCCGCTCGCGGCCGTCTCCGCGCGAGACATCACCCCGGAGACATCCACCGCGCTTCCGACCACCGGAGACGTCTGGAAGGAGCTCGTCACATACCCCAGTGAGAAGCCCGTGAAGAAGCTGGCTCGGAAGTCCTGGGGCCCCGTCACGTTGACGCCATCCGGGGCCTCGGACGCGGACGCCGAGCCACGGGTCCGCTTCCGCTTCGCGCTCCCCTCCTCCGCGTCCGCGGATGGACTCGAATCGCCACGCGCGCTCGGGGCCTCGTCGGCCGCCGCTCCGGACGTCTCCGCCGGGACGCGCCCATCGCCCGCCACGGCGCTCGAGAGCGACTCCGCCGCGCGCTCCACCGCGGACGGAGGGCTCGCCACCGCTTCCACGAGGCGCTGCGCGGACAGCCCCAGGTCCTTGTCGTATTCGACGCGCAGGTCGGCGTCGGTGAGGATCTCCATCGCCTCGGTCATCCGGGCGCGCAGCGCGTCCACCTGGTCGGAGTCCACGAGCGCGTACACGGCGATGGAGTCCGGCGCATACAGCTCCATCAACCGCGCATATGCGGCGCGGATGTCGTCCATCGGCGCGGTGACAGGGACCTCCAGGAGCTCGTAGTAGTTCTGCTGCGCGAAGGGCTTCATGGGGTAGGCGAGGTGTCGGAGCCGTCGAGGGCGAGCAGTCGCGAGGCGATGCGCTGAATGGCGGTAGCAGCCGGGGAGTCGGGTCGTTCGATGAGGACGGGGCGACGCTTGCGCACCGCGCGCCACGCCTCGTCGTCATACCGGATGGCCCCGAGGTCATCCATGTCGATGCCGAAGAACTTCTTCCAGGCGGAGGCCACCGCGGCCCCCACGCTCGAGTCCGCGTCCGTGCGCGCCTGGTTGACGATGAGCCGGATGCGGAACGCCGCCAGCTCCCGCTCCAACTTCTCCGCGCCCACCGGGTCCTTGCGCCGTACCTGCGCGAGCACGTCGTGCAGCGTGCGCAGCGAACCCTCGCGCGTGGTCAGCGCGCTGTCCACCAGGTCCTGGATGCCGTACTCGGTCTCCATCGCCTGCAGCCTGCGGAAGAACGCCGCCTTGGCGAAGCGGTACGCGTTCTCCACCGACGTCGGCTCGGGCAGCACCACCAGCAACCCGTGGTCCGCCATGATGAAGAAGTCGATGGTGTTGAAGCTCGTCCCGGCGCCCAGGTCGAGGATGAGGTAGTCCGCCGACGCCCCGAGCAGCGTCTTGAGCAGCTTCTGCTTCTGCGCGTACTTGAGGTTCGCCGCGTCCAGCGCGTCCTGCGCGCCGGCGATCAACGAAAGCCTGGGCACGCCCGTGGGGACGATGACGTCCTCCAGCCGTGACTTGTTCTTGCGCAGGAAGTCGGAAAGCGTCGCCTCCGGCTGCCCCACCCCCAGGCACGTGTGCAGGTTGGCGCCACCGAGGTCCGCGTCCACCAGCAGCACGTTCATCCCCGCCTGCGCCAGGGCCACGCCCAGGTTGGCGGAGACCATGGACTTGCCGATGCCGCCCTTGCCGCCTCCCACCGCGATGATGCGCTTGGGGCGCGGACGACTTCCCAGCCCCGGCGGTGCGGAGACACGCGCTTCGGGGATCGGGGTCCCTAGGGCACGGGCTTCGGCCAGGGGCGCTCGCGAGGGCTTCGACATGGGGACTCCCATCAAATCCCGTCCTACCGCCCGCGTCGACTCCCCGCCAATCCTCGGCCACTCCACCGCCGCGGCTCCCGGTTCCCCCGGCCTCTCCGACACGGATTCCCGGGCTCCCCGGCTGTTCAGCAGACAACCAGCCGGGCTCCCGGCGCCAGGGGGGGCCGCCAATGAGAGCCAGAGACGGATGGAGGCGATGAGGACCATCGCCAGGTCGTTGGCGGCGCGCCTCTCGTAGCTTGGACCGCGGCGCGGGACCGCGGACCGGACACCCGGGCTCCAGCAAGAGGGCTGCCCCACGAGCAAGCCCTGGCGAGCACGCCCTCTTCGGGGCAACAGCGGAGTTGGCCGCGCCGGAATTCAGAACCGCTGCGCGCGTTGGGAGCTTCGTCGCAAGGCTCGTCCCCGCCCGCTGGCGCGGGACTCGGGCCTTCCACTCAAACAGACGCAGGCTCCGCCGTTCAGGTTGGCGCCCTCCACGTCTGGGAGACCGCTCCCGAGCGTGGGGACGTGCCTCGCGCGCGGGGTCCGCTGGAGGCAACGAAGTTTGCGGAAACTCCGAATGGCATTCGTGGTCACGACGTTCTCACTGCTGCTGTCCGCGGCCTGCAGCGGTAACGGGGCGGGAGATGAGACCGTGCCCGTTGACGAGCCCACCCCCCCTGACGAGGGCACCCCTGCCCCCTCCCCTGGAGCCGGCGATCCGGAACCCGCCCCCACTCCCGGCGAGCCCGAGCCCACCCCTGGTGAGCCTGCCCCCTCTCCCGACCCCGGCCCCGGTCCTGTCGACCCCGGCCCAACGGATCCCGAGCCTCCACCGGTTCCTCCCGAACAGGCGGATGTCCTGCCCACCCCCAAGCGAACGCTCACCGCGAGCAACCTCAGCGAGCTGCGGAGCATGATTGCCGCCGCCATCCCGGGTGACCGCATCGAGGTCGCCGACGGCGCCTACACCAATCAGACCCCCATCGAGGTATCGGTCCGGGGGACGCAACAGGACCCCATCGTCATCACCGCGAAGAGCGTGGGCGGAGTGACCATCGGTGGAGCCTCGGGCTTCCATGTGGAAGACGCCGCCCATGTCATCCTGCGGGGCTTCAAGTTGACCCACGCGGTGAAAGAGGGAGACGTCGCGCTGAGAGTCGTCGGCTCGACGCACGTTCGCGTCACCAGGAACGAGTTCGCCATCAAGGACACGACGTCCACCAGCACCTGGATGCGGCTCGAGGGCGCGGGCAGCGCCAACAACCGCATCGACCACAACTCCTTCCACGACAAGACCAGCTCCAATGTCTTCCTCGCCGTCTATGGCAATGCGCCGGACGGAAGCGTGGGCATGTCGCAGAACGACCGCATCGACCACAACCACTTCCACAAGCTGACCCTCGACAGCGAGGGTGGCGAGTGTCTGCGCATCGGCGACAGCAAGCGCGGCCCCATCAGCGCGCACACCCTGGTGGAGGCCAACCTCTTCGAGCAGTGCAACGGTGACCCCGAGGTCATCTCCAACAAGAGCTCGGAGAACGTCTTCCGCGGCAACACCCTGCGCAACAACAAGGGCTCGCTGGTGCTGCGCCATGGCAACAAGAACGTGGTGGATGGCAACTTCATCCTGAACAACGCGGGGGGACTGCGCGTCTACGGCCACGACCACCTCATCACCAACAACTACATCGAGGGCAGCACCGGCACGGGCGCCCAGGGCACCATCGTCCTCAGCAGCGGCTGCACCGAGGAGGACACGGGCCTGGGCACGGACTGCAGCGTGGCCAACCGGGTGACGGTGGCCTTCAACACCCTGGTGGGCAACCGGCCGACCCACCTGGTCATCGGCTCCTCCGATTCACGGCGGCCCATTCCGGCTCGGGACCTGCGCGTCGAGAACAACCTCCTCGTCGGTGAGGAGGGGACGTTGGTGGACTTCGAGCGGGCTCCCGAAGGCTTCACCGCCATCGGCAACATCCTCTGGGGCGCGGCCTCGCCCGGCGACATGCCCTCCGCGGGCTACGTGAGGGTGGCTCCCCAACTGGTGCGCGCGGCGGATGGCCTCATGCGCCCGTCCGCCTCGAGCCCGGTCATCGGCGCGGCGCGCACCTCCACCGGCGGATCGAGCCCCACCACGGACATGGATGGACAGGCGCGCTCCGGCGCGCTGGACGTGGGCGCGGACCAGGCGGCGAGCAGCCCGGCCCTTCGCCGTCCACTCACCGCCACGGACGTCGGACCTCGAGCCCCCTAGGGCGCGCCTGTATCCGCTCGCTCACATGATTCGGGTGTGGTGGTGACCGTGACGGCCTCGTCCGTTTCGGCTGGCCGCCACACCCGGATGCGGTAGCCGCGGCCCGCCGCGCAAGCGCGCACCTCCATCTCGTCCTGCCCGGGCAGGACGGAGACATGGGCCGGCGACAGGGCATTCAGTCCACTCGTGAAGAGCGTCCCATAGTGGGCCCGGGCGCCCTCGCGGAGGTAGACGAGCACCGTCGACGCCTTGCGCACCTCGTAGTCCTCCGAGTACCAGCCATCGTACGGCTTCGTGGCTCCACGCACCGTGGTGGCGGACAGCCCCTCCGGCAGGGCCTGGGTGACCTGGAGGACGCGCTTGCCCGTCGCGTCCGTGACGAACGCGGAGACGCCTTGCGTGGAGACGGTGAGGTCCGGCTGAAAGTGCCAGCGCTGCTCGAAGCGGTGCGAGCCTTCCGAGATGAGCTGGTCGAACACGAGGACCACGTCCTTCTCCAGCAGCATGACCGCGCGCCAGTGGCGCACCCCTTCGTAGAGCGCGTGGAAGCCGGACTGGTAGAGCCACGGGTTCCCCTGCGCTGACAGGCTGGGGCTGGCGTTCCCATCCCGCTGGTCCAGCCCATCCACCGTCACCGTGTTGTGGGCGCGGGTGCTGCGGAAGTAGGTCTCCTCGTCTCCCGGCTCCTCGGTGAACATCCCGGAGTCGGTCAGCAGCGTGCGGCCGGCCGAGTAGAGGACCACATTGAGGGCATCGAGGTGGCTGTGGTCCGTGCGGTAGGGCCCCATGTCGAACACCACGTGCGTCTGTGCCTGGTAGTCCAGGGCAGTGTCGAACGAGGAGCGCAGCACCGCCAGTCCCGAACTCGAGAAGACGGCGAGGCGCTCGGTGGGCGCGCTGCCGCACATGCCCGCCGTCAGCATGTGGCCCAGCTCGGGGAAGACCGCGCCCATCCTCGCGAGCAACACCGGTTGGTGCTTGCGAACCAGCAGACGCTGACTCGCCCCGAGCATGGGGATGTGCCCATCGGGCTGCACGATATAGGCGGCGAAGCGCGCCATCCGCTCCAGCACGGGCGCCACCTGCGCGGGCAGCTCCAGACCGTACGCCCGCGCCCACTGCGCGAGCTGATACGCCTGGGTGAAGACGTAGAACTGGTAGTAGGCCGAGTTCTCGATGACGAAGCCGTCCGAGCCGATGATGTCCGCGAGCAGCCCCTCGTAGCGGGCGAGCGCCAGCTCACGCCACCGGAGCGCGTCCTCGAAGTACGGGAAGTTCTCCGCGATGAGCAGCAGCGCCGTCGCTTCGGCGAACCCGTGGTTGAAGCCGGCCTCGAAGTTCCCCGGGTCCGCCAGGAAGCGCGCATCCTCGAGGATGAGCCGCTCGAGCAGCGTCTGGTCCTGCGATCCGAGGGCGTCCGCGTGCTTGAGCTTCCAGTATGAATTGATGAGCACCATGGCCCGGTACGCGGTGCCGTGTTTGTCCTGGCTGAAGACGGAGTTCTGCTTGTTGTCGGCGAAGCTCCTGAAGATCTCCATGAGCTTGTCGCGGTAGCGCCGGTCACCCGTCTCCCGGAAGGCCCACAGGAGGTGGGCCGTGGGCCGCAACCCGTAGAAGACGTAGCGCCAGAACTTCTCGCCGTAGGGGTCCTCCGTCCAGGTCAGCGGCATCGGCAGGTGGATGGGGTCGAACCGGGGAACCGGCCAGGTGTCCTTGAGCAGCAGGTCCGCTTGCGCCAGGTCGCCCTCGTCCAACCACAGGTAGGCCACCTCCTTTCCGAACGGGTGGCCCCCCACGACGCACGCGCTCCCCTTGCAGCCCTTCTGCTGCGCCGGGTTGGCGTCCTCCCGCCCGCAGGCGATGTTCAGCACCTCGGCCGAGTCGAGCTCCCTCGACGGCTCCTTCTTGTGCCCGCAGTGCGTGAGCAGCCCAAGAAGCAAGACACCACCCACGGCTCTCCATCCCAGTCTTCGCGACATCTCTCGTCACTCCGTTGCAGGAAGGCGAACAGTCCGGTCCAGACGGGCGTCGCTGGACCTACTCCACGCGAATGAAGGCGTCCGCGCCGCCAGGGGCCGTGGCACCGCCGCCCAGGCCGACATGCGGGAACAGCGCGGCACACTCCGGGTCTCCGGCGCTGGAGAAGCATCCGGGGACAGGGTCCGTCAGCCCATCTCCGGAGCGCTCGAAGTCCGTGTGCGCGAAGAGCGCGGCCACGTCGAAGACGACCCGGTTGCGCCGCGGCTCGAAGCCCGTGAGGAAGATGGTGCCTTGATTCTCCGCGCTGCAGTCGACGCCGATGGCGGGCACCCCCGTGCAGCCGTCGGCTCGGACGTGGAAGACATAGGCCCGGTTCCCGCCCGAGCGCACGTCGAGCCGGAGGTACCTGTAGCCGTACGTCCAGCTCCACCACATGCTGGGGTCATCGAGCGGTGGGTCCGCCCACTCCACGTTCCGGTGGTTGATTTCGCGCGGCACCCCTAGCGTGAACTCCACGCCGGTGTAGTCGTCGAAGTCGGGCACGGTGCCCGTCACCTCGGTGT from Myxococcus stipitatus encodes:
- a CDS encoding MbnP family copper-binding protein; translation: MLVVPSLLLACIGEREVSVQFAAQVRDEPLRCDASYEKVGTPGTSLQLLDFKAYVHDVSLVRKGGGRVPLVLEQDGRWQRKTVAKLDFEDGTGTCNTGSPEVHTEVTGTVPDFDDYTGVEFTLGVPREINHRNVEWADPPLDDPSMWWSWTYGYRYLRLDVRSGGNRAYVFHVRADGCTGVPAIGVDCSAENQGTIFLTGFEPRRNRVVFDVAALFAHTDFERSGDGLTDPVPGCFSSAGDPECAALFPHVGLGGGATAPGGADAFIRVE
- a CDS encoding polysaccharide lyase 6 family protein — translated: MAFVVTTFSLLLSAACSGNGAGDETVPVDEPTPPDEGTPAPSPGAGDPEPAPTPGEPEPTPGEPAPSPDPGPGPVDPGPTDPEPPPVPPEQADVLPTPKRTLTASNLSELRSMIAAAIPGDRIEVADGAYTNQTPIEVSVRGTQQDPIVITAKSVGGVTIGGASGFHVEDAAHVILRGFKLTHAVKEGDVALRVVGSTHVRVTRNEFAIKDTTSTSTWMRLEGAGSANNRIDHNSFHDKTSSNVFLAVYGNAPDGSVGMSQNDRIDHNHFHKLTLDSEGGECLRIGDSKRGPISAHTLVEANLFEQCNGDPEVISNKSSENVFRGNTLRNNKGSLVLRHGNKNVVDGNFILNNAGGLRVYGHDHLITNNYIEGSTGTGAQGTIVLSSGCTEEDTGLGTDCSVANRVTVAFNTLVGNRPTHLVIGSSDSRRPIPARDLRVENNLLVGEEGTLVDFERAPEGFTAIGNILWGAASPGDMPSAGYVRVAPQLVRAADGLMRPSASSPVIGAARTSTGGSSPTTDMDGQARSGALDVGADQAASSPALRRPLTATDVGPRAP
- a CDS encoding heparinase II/III family protein; translation: MGGVLLLGLLTHCGHKKEPSRELDSAEVLNIACGREDANPAQQKGCKGSACVVGGHPFGKEVAYLWLDEGDLAQADLLLKDTWPVPRFDPIHLPMPLTWTEDPYGEKFWRYVFYGLRPTAHLLWAFRETGDRRYRDKLMEIFRSFADNKQNSVFSQDKHGTAYRAMVLINSYWKLKHADALGSQDQTLLERLILEDARFLADPGNFEAGFNHGFAEATALLLIAENFPYFEDALRWRELALARYEGLLADIIGSDGFVIENSAYYQFYVFTQAYQLAQWARAYGLELPAQVAPVLERMARFAAYIVQPDGHIPMLGASQRLLVRKHQPVLLARMGAVFPELGHMLTAGMCGSAPTERLAVFSSSGLAVLRSSFDTALDYQAQTHVVFDMGPYRTDHSHLDALNVVLYSAGRTLLTDSGMFTEEPGDEETYFRSTRAHNTVTVDGLDQRDGNASPSLSAQGNPWLYQSGFHALYEGVRHWRAVMLLEKDVVLVFDQLISEGSHRFEQRWHFQPDLTVSTQGVSAFVTDATGKRVLQVTQALPEGLSATTVRGATKPYDGWYSEDYEVRKASTVLVYLREGARAHYGTLFTSGLNALSPAHVSVLPGQDEMEVRACAAGRGYRIRVWRPAETDEAVTVTTTPESCERADTGAP